A stretch of the Orcinus orca chromosome 1, mOrcOrc1.1, whole genome shotgun sequence genome encodes the following:
- the GPR37L1 gene encoding G-protein coupled receptor 37-like 1, whose protein sequence is MRWPWPLAICLAVALAAGPGRVPGGVPLRRGGRGTEEEAKGVQQYVPQEWAEYPRPIRPTGPQPTEPQVAASAHPDRAVVPGGSRQEPRGNTTGTPGRRLQIQNPLYPVTESSYGAYAVLLLALALFAVGIVGNLAVMCIVWHSYYLKSAWNSILASLALWDFLVLFFCLPVIIFHEITKQRLLGDVSCRAVPFVEVSSLGVTTFSLCALGIDRFHVATSTLPEARPIEPCPSILAKLAVIWVGSMTLAAPELLLWQLVQEPGPAAGPVDACVMKPSARLPESLYSLVLTYQNARMWWSFGCYFCLPVLFTVTCQLVTWRVWGPPGRKLECRPGQQERREGQLSGTVVGLTAVYTLCTLPENVCNVVAAYLSATLTRQTLDLLGLVGQFATFLKAAATPVLLLCVCRPLGRAFLDCCCCCCCEGCGGVAATDGPDAKLQTGLSTSVYFHKPREAPPLLALGTPC, encoded by the exons ATGCGGTGGCCGTGGCCTCTGGCCATCTGTCTCGCTGTGGCGTTAGCGGCAGGTCCCGGCAGGGTCCCCGGGGGCGTCCCCCTGCGCCGGGGCGGGCGTGGCACCGAGGAGGAGGCCAAGGGGGTGCAGCAGTATGTGCCCCAGGAGTGGGCTGAGTACCCCCGGCCCATCCGCCCCACCGGGCCGCAACCCACCGAGCCCCAGGTGGCCGCCAGCGCCCACCCGGACCGGGCCGTGGTCCCTGGGGGCAGCAGGCAGGAGCCTCGGGGCAACACGACGGGGACGCCGGGCCGGCGGCTGCAGATCCAGAACCCCCTGTACCCGGTGACGGAGAGCTCCTACGGGGCCTACGCCGTGCTGCTCCTGGCCCTGGCGCTGTTTGCAGTGGGCATCGTGGGCAACCTGGCGGTCATGTGTATCGTGTGGCACAGCTACTACCTGAAGAGCGCCTGGAACTCCATCCTCGCCAGCCTGGCTCTCTGGGACTTTCTGGTCCTCTTCTTCTGCCTCCCTGTTATCATCTTCCACGAGATCACCAAGCAGAGGCTGCTGGGTGACGTGTCTTGCCGGGCTGTGCCCTTCGTGGAG GTCTCCTCTCTCGGCGTCACCACCTTCAGCCTCTGCGCCCTGGGCATTGACCGCTTCCACGTGGCCACCAGCACCCTGCCCGAGGCCAGGCCCATCGAGCCGTGCCCGTCCATCCTGGCCAAGCTGGCGGTCATCTGGGTGGGCTCCATGACGCTGGCTGCGCCCGAGCTCCTGCTCTGGCAGCTGGTACAGGAGCCCGGCCCCGCTGCGGGCCCCGTGGATGCGTGCGTCATGAAGCCCTCCGCCCGCCTGCCCGAGTCCCTCTACTCGCTGGTCTTGACCTACCAGAACGCCCGGATGTGGTGGTCCTTCGGCTGCTACTTCTGCCTGCCCGTCCTCTTCACGGTCACCTGCCAGCTGGTGACGTGGCGGGTGTGGGGCCCGCCCGGCAGAAAGCTGGAGTGCCGGCCGGGCCAGCAGGAGCGGCGCGAGGGCCAGCTCAGCGGCACCGTGGTGGGCCTGACCGCCGTCTACACCCTCTGCACCCTCCCCGAGAACGTGTGCAATGTCGTGGCCGCCTACCTCTCGGCCACGCTCACCCGCCAGACCCTGGACCTCCTGGGCCTGGTCGGCCAGTTCGCCACCTTCCTCAAGGCGGCCGCCACGCCCGTGCTCCTCCTGTGCGTGTGCCGGCCGCTGGGCCGCGCCTTCCTGgactgttgttgctgctgctgctgcgagGGCTGCGGCGGGGTGGCAGCCACCGACGGCCCCGATGCCAAGCTCCAGACGGGGCTGTCCACCTCTGTCTACTTCCACAAGCCCCGGGAGGCGCCCCCGCTCCTGGCCCTGGGCACGCCCTGCTGA
- the ARL8A gene encoding ADP-ribosylation factor-like protein 8A yields MIALFNKLLDWFKALFWKEEMELTLVGLQYSGKTTFVNVIASGQFNEDMIPTVGFNMRKITKGNVTIKLWDIGGQPRFRSMWERYCRGVSAIVYMVDAADQEKIEASKNELHNLLDKPQLQGIPVLVLGNKRDLPGALDEKELIEKMNLSAIQDREICCYSISCKEKDNIDITLQWLIQHSKSRRS; encoded by the exons ATGATCGCTTTGTTCAACAAGCTGCTGGACTGGTTCAAGGCCCTCTTCTGGAAGGAGGAGATGGAGCTCACGCTGGTCGGGCTGCAGTACTCGGGCAAGACCACCTTCGTCAACGTGATCGCG TCGGGACAGTTCAATGAGGACATGATCCCCACCGTGGGCTTCAACATGCGCAAGATCACCAAAGGGAACGTGACCATCAAG CTCTGGGACATCGGGGGACAGCCCCgcttccgcagcatgtgggagcgCTACTGCCGAGGAGTGAGCGCCATCGT GTACATGGTGGATGCCGCTGACCAAGAGAAGATTGAGGCCTCCAAGAATGAACTCCACAACCTACTGGACAAGCCCCAGCTGCAGGGCATCCCG GTCCTAGTCCTGGGCAACAAGCGAGACCTCCCGGGAGCCTTGGATGAGAAGGAGCTGATCGAGAAAAT GAATCTGTCTGCCATCCAGGACCGAGAGATCTGCTGCTACTCCATCTCCTGCAAAGAAAAGGACAACATCG ACATCACCCTACAGTGGCTTATCCAGCACTCAAAGTCACGGAGAAGCTGA